One Sporocytophaga myxococcoides DNA segment encodes these proteins:
- a CDS encoding DNA alkylation repair protein translates to MADLLKNIYNKAFFDQFCDITGTVIKDFDKKDFLKKIYDKEWEQRELKQRMKHIASVLKEFLPANYDKCIAAACKLIAELKKKNIKQSSVELMFFPEIIEQYGIDHLEVSVKGMEFITQITSCEFAIRPFIIKYPKEMMKTMLDWSRHESHHVRRLASEGCRPRLPWAMAIPALKKNPSPIFPILENLKKDSSDFVRRSVANNLNDIAKDHPEKVLEIALRWKGKCDETDWIIKHGSRTLLKKANPDALSLFGLISAKTIAVKNFKIDNCDIALNDDLCFSFELIHKEKEPLKLRIEYCIYYMKANGKQNKKIFKITENMYASDVKHAFKRKQSFRDLTTRKHYRGEHKLSLVINGKEMVSKDFYLSK, encoded by the coding sequence ATGGCTGACTTACTTAAAAATATTTATAATAAAGCATTCTTTGACCAGTTCTGTGATATTACAGGCACAGTCATTAAAGATTTTGACAAAAAAGATTTTCTTAAAAAAATCTATGACAAAGAATGGGAACAAAGAGAGTTAAAGCAACGGATGAAGCACATTGCTTCTGTATTAAAAGAGTTCCTTCCTGCAAACTATGATAAATGCATTGCGGCTGCATGTAAGCTGATTGCAGAGTTAAAGAAGAAAAATATAAAACAATCTAGTGTAGAACTGATGTTCTTCCCTGAAATCATTGAGCAATATGGCATTGATCATCTTGAGGTTTCCGTTAAAGGCATGGAGTTCATTACTCAGATCACCAGTTGTGAATTTGCAATACGACCTTTCATAATAAAGTATCCTAAGGAAATGATGAAAACAATGCTTGATTGGTCAAGGCATGAGAGTCATCATGTAAGAAGATTAGCCAGCGAAGGCTGCAGGCCTCGATTGCCTTGGGCAATGGCTATTCCTGCATTGAAGAAAAATCCATCTCCGATTTTTCCTATTCTTGAAAATTTAAAAAAAGATTCTTCTGATTTTGTCAGGAGAAGTGTTGCAAACAACCTGAACGATATAGCTAAAGACCATCCTGAAAAGGTATTGGAGATCGCTTTGAGATGGAAGGGTAAGTGCGATGAGACAGATTGGATCATTAAGCATGGTAGCCGGACTTTATTAAAGAAAGCAAATCCTGATGCCTTGTCACTTTTCGGGCTGATTTCTGCCAAAACAATTGCAGTAAAGAATTTTAAAATAGATAATTGCGATATTGCTCTTAACGATGATTTATGTTTTTCTTTTGAGTTAATTCATAAAGAAAAAGAACCGCTAAAGCTCCGCATAGAGTATTGTATTTACTACATGAAAGCAAACGGTAAGCAGAATAAAAAGATATTTAAGATTACTGAAAATATGTACGCTTCAGATGTAAAGCACGCTTTCAAGCGCAAGCAATCCTTTCGGGACCTTACTACAAGAAAGCATTATCGGGGAGAACATAAGCTTTCATTAGTGATCAACGGAAAGGAGATGGTCTCAAAAGATTTTTATTTAAGCAAATAA
- a CDS encoding J domain-containing protein yields the protein MGDILKIDGNLEGGESLSKEQNSFNKKVKEIKSLKKELEELSAALEIAQLEFKKKVIPLQNDFIGLTKERLRILADYYWNKKLSKALKRDLLEVLITECQSLIAYGDSDEEVRKWLDEFEIQMNAGYTKEERKAEAEFDEAFNNFFDGFLGDEEGNGFVDEGSYQNAGQKKKAAKQAAKEEVRKRSIKEIYRGLIKVFHPDKEMDEGAKMEKEEISKEITKAYKKNDLLALLEFETSLLISDKARIREIADDKLKVYNEVLTEQKKDLEHNLHLLKIKNEVVYRGMCMKNSNKQKFLRKVTNELSERNDALVHQMFVLQNDKNYLKYFIASYLGGYDEFMD from the coding sequence ATGGGAGATATACTAAAAATAGACGGGAATCTGGAAGGAGGAGAATCTCTCTCAAAAGAGCAAAATTCCTTTAACAAAAAGGTAAAAGAAATAAAAAGTCTTAAGAAGGAGCTGGAAGAGCTATCTGCAGCTCTTGAAATTGCTCAGCTAGAATTTAAGAAGAAGGTAATCCCACTGCAGAATGACTTTATCGGTCTTACAAAAGAACGTCTTCGTATTTTAGCCGATTACTATTGGAACAAAAAGCTGTCAAAAGCTTTGAAAAGGGATTTGCTTGAGGTTTTAATTACTGAGTGCCAAAGCTTGATTGCATATGGTGACAGTGATGAGGAGGTCAGGAAGTGGCTTGATGAGTTTGAGATTCAAATGAATGCGGGTTACACAAAGGAAGAACGAAAGGCTGAAGCAGAGTTTGATGAAGCCTTTAATAATTTTTTTGATGGTTTTCTGGGAGATGAAGAAGGAAATGGTTTTGTAGACGAAGGGAGTTATCAAAATGCAGGACAAAAGAAAAAAGCAGCAAAACAAGCAGCTAAAGAAGAAGTTCGGAAACGTTCTATCAAGGAGATTTACAGGGGCTTAATAAAGGTATTCCATCCGGATAAAGAGATGGATGAAGGTGCAAAGATGGAGAAAGAAGAGATTAGCAAAGAGATTACCAAGGCGTATAAGAAAAACGATCTCCTTGCCTTGCTGGAATTTGAAACAAGCCTTTTGATTTCTGATAAAGCAAGGATAAGAGAAATAGCGGATGATAAGCTGAAAGTATACAATGAGGTGCTCACAGAACAAAAGAAAGACCTTGAACACAATCTCCATCTGCTAAAGATAAAAAATGAAGTTGTCTACAGGGGAATGTGCATGAAGAATTCCAATAAGCAAAAGTTTTTGAGAAAGGTGACTAATGAACTTAGTGAAAGAAATGATGCCCTTGTTCATCAGATGTTTGTGTTGCAAAATGACAAAAATTATCTGAAATATTTTATTGCCTCGTATCTTGGAGGGTATGATGAGTTTATGGATTAG
- a CDS encoding MFS transporter, which yields MDQPNHLRLFTASRIALVATAMTFAIRANLIGKLGAEFAISSENMGIVVGTAFWGFTLSIFIGGPLCDILGMRRLIYCAFIGHISGVLLTIFSTGFISLFISTLLIGIANGLVEAACNPLIATLYKDEKTKRLNQFHLWFPGGIVLGGLSAYFLDQLGLGWQIQLAVILIPTICYGILFLDQEFPATERKSSGISMKEMVAECKTPLFIFMVFGMFLTAATELGTNQWVAELLGNAGIPSILLLVLINGLMALGRAFAGPVEKLLSPAGILLASAVLSSAGLYLLSQSSGYMLFVSAIVFASGICYFWPTMLGFVSEYLPRTGELGLSIMGGAGMLSVAFILPYMGAFYDIQTLANLPDGANLAELKEFSNDTPEFLMLAKARLIAGATTLKYISLLPFFLIFAFGWLFQFMKKKASSYTLYQKD from the coding sequence ATGGATCAGCCTAATCACTTAAGATTATTTACTGCAAGCAGAATAGCATTAGTTGCGACCGCAATGACTTTTGCCATTCGTGCAAACCTCATAGGAAAGCTTGGGGCAGAGTTTGCCATATCATCAGAAAACATGGGCATAGTTGTAGGAACTGCTTTTTGGGGTTTCACACTATCCATTTTTATTGGCGGTCCCCTTTGTGATATTCTGGGAATGCGCAGGTTGATCTACTGTGCTTTTATTGGCCATATCTCAGGAGTTTTACTTACTATATTTTCAACTGGTTTTATTTCATTATTTATATCAACTCTGCTAATAGGCATTGCAAACGGGCTTGTAGAAGCAGCATGTAATCCTTTGATTGCAACTTTGTATAAAGATGAAAAAACTAAAAGATTGAATCAGTTTCACCTTTGGTTTCCCGGAGGAATTGTTCTTGGTGGGCTCAGTGCATATTTTTTAGATCAATTGGGCCTCGGCTGGCAAATTCAACTTGCAGTTATTTTAATCCCGACTATTTGTTATGGTATACTCTTTTTAGATCAGGAGTTCCCTGCAACTGAGAGAAAATCATCCGGCATATCCATGAAAGAAATGGTGGCTGAATGTAAAACACCGCTTTTTATTTTTATGGTCTTTGGAATGTTTCTCACCGCAGCGACTGAGTTAGGCACAAACCAATGGGTAGCAGAATTACTAGGCAATGCTGGAATACCTTCTATTCTCCTTTTGGTTTTGATTAATGGATTAATGGCTTTAGGACGGGCATTTGCCGGACCAGTGGAAAAACTGCTTTCTCCGGCAGGTATATTGCTGGCATCTGCAGTGCTATCTTCAGCCGGTTTATATCTGTTAAGTCAGTCTTCAGGTTATATGCTTTTTGTTTCTGCTATTGTATTTGCATCTGGTATATGTTATTTCTGGCCAACCATGCTGGGATTTGTTTCAGAATATTTACCACGTACAGGTGAGCTTGGCCTTTCTATTATGGGCGGCGCAGGTATGTTGTCTGTAGCTTTTATTCTTCCATATATGGGTGCATTTTATGATATTCAGACGCTTGCAAATCTACCTGATGGAGCTAACCTGGCTGAATTAAAAGAATTTTCGAACGATACTCCCGAATTTCTCATGCTGGCTAAGGCCAGACTTATAGCAGGAGCAACAACATTAAAATACATTTCACTTTTACCATTCTTCCTGATCTTTGCTTTTGGATGGCTCTTTCAGTTTATGAAAAAGAAGGCATCATCCTATACATTATACCAAAAGGATTAA
- a CDS encoding sugar phosphate isomerase/epimerase family protein: MMTKDRRTFIKEAGVLAGGITLLSSFPSALFAADKFDFKISLAQWSLHKAMFSGKLTTLDFASVAKKEFGLDAVEYVNQFFADKAKDQEYLKSLKQRAKDNGVKSLLIMVDNEGSLSSKVDTERKTAVENHYKWIEAAKFLGCHSIRVNLHGAGSDEEWKAASIDGLGTLAEFGAKYKMNVIVENHGQHSSNGALLAEVIKQINNPFCGTLPDFGNFCMRREKGDLWESPCVDWYDRYKGVKEMLPYAKGVSAKAFNFDSKGNEPDIDYKKMLELIKSSGYKGYIGIEYEGEKLDEYTGIKTTKKLLERVRAELG; this comes from the coding sequence ATGATGACAAAAGACAGACGTACTTTTATAAAAGAAGCAGGAGTTTTGGCAGGAGGGATTACATTACTTTCTTCCTTTCCTTCAGCTTTATTTGCAGCAGATAAATTCGATTTTAAAATCTCCCTGGCTCAGTGGTCCCTTCACAAAGCCATGTTTTCAGGAAAACTCACAACGCTTGATTTTGCTTCAGTCGCAAAAAAAGAGTTCGGACTGGATGCGGTTGAATATGTGAATCAGTTCTTTGCAGATAAAGCAAAAGATCAGGAATATCTAAAGAGTTTAAAACAAAGGGCGAAAGACAATGGAGTAAAAAGTTTACTTATAATGGTAGATAATGAAGGTTCTTTATCTTCAAAAGTAGACACTGAAAGAAAGACTGCAGTTGAGAATCATTATAAATGGATTGAAGCAGCAAAGTTTCTGGGATGTCATTCTATTCGAGTTAACCTGCACGGTGCAGGTTCTGATGAAGAATGGAAAGCTGCTTCTATTGATGGATTAGGCACACTTGCTGAATTTGGGGCAAAATATAAGATGAATGTCATCGTAGAAAACCACGGTCAGCATTCTTCAAATGGGGCTTTACTGGCTGAAGTAATAAAACAAATCAACAATCCTTTTTGCGGGACCTTGCCTGACTTCGGGAATTTTTGTATGAGAAGAGAAAAGGGCGACCTTTGGGAATCTCCATGTGTAGATTGGTATGATAGATACAAGGGGGTCAAAGAGATGTTACCTTATGCAAAGGGTGTCAGCGCTAAAGCTTTCAATTTTGATTCAAAAGGGAATGAACCGGATATTGATTATAAAAAGATGCTTGAACTTATCAAGTCCTCTGGTTATAAAGGCTACATAGGTATTGAATATGAAGGAGAAAAACTTGATGAATATACTGGCATAAAAACTACTAAGAAGTTGCTGGAGAGAGTGAGAGCAGAGCTGGGATAA
- a CDS encoding Gfo/Idh/MocA family protein, whose translation MKRKVRMGMVGGGQDAFIGTVHRMAAALDGEIELVCGAFSSSESKSKASGAALYLSPDRVYVSFEEMINKERALPKDVRMDFVSIVTPNYLHAKPAILALENGFHVLCEKPLSLSSSEAEALRDKVKHSGLLFGLMHNYTGYPMVKEARSIVNSGRIGPVRKVIAEYMQGWLAARIEESGQKQADWRTDPDKAGISCCVGDIGTHAENLAEYITGLKISELSADVSTFVKGRKLDDDASVLLRFENGAKGVLFSSQIAIGEENELKIRIYGEMGSLEWLQSEPNSLLVKMNGAPVQVYRTGVDKSYLSKAALRETRLPGGHPEGYIESLANIYREFSRAIQGSQEGRKDEFDFPDIEDGVRGMRFIEAVIESGRKNAQWVKL comes from the coding sequence ATGAAAAGAAAAGTAAGAATGGGGATGGTTGGTGGAGGGCAGGATGCATTTATTGGGACAGTCCATCGAATGGCAGCAGCTTTGGATGGGGAAATTGAGTTAGTCTGCGGGGCATTTAGCAGTAGTGAAAGTAAATCAAAAGCTTCCGGTGCTGCGCTGTATTTATCTCCTGACAGAGTTTATGTTTCTTTTGAAGAAATGATTAATAAAGAAAGGGCTTTGCCGAAAGATGTTCGTATGGATTTTGTCTCCATTGTAACACCGAATTATCTCCATGCTAAACCTGCGATCCTGGCTCTCGAAAATGGCTTTCATGTCTTATGTGAAAAACCTCTATCGCTTTCTTCTTCTGAGGCTGAAGCGCTTCGTGATAAAGTTAAACATTCTGGTTTGTTATTTGGGCTAATGCATAATTATACTGGGTATCCAATGGTAAAGGAAGCCAGGTCGATTGTTAATAGTGGAAGGATCGGTCCAGTTAGAAAGGTAATTGCTGAATATATGCAAGGTTGGCTTGCGGCAAGGATTGAAGAATCAGGTCAGAAGCAAGCAGACTGGAGAACAGACCCTGATAAAGCAGGAATAAGTTGCTGTGTCGGAGATATTGGTACGCATGCCGAAAACCTCGCCGAATATATTACTGGGTTAAAGATCTCTGAGCTGAGTGCTGATGTATCCACTTTTGTAAAAGGAAGAAAGCTTGATGACGATGCAAGTGTTTTGCTAAGATTTGAAAATGGTGCCAAAGGAGTTTTATTTTCAAGTCAAATCGCTATAGGTGAAGAAAATGAATTGAAGATTAGAATTTATGGTGAAATGGGTAGTTTGGAATGGCTGCAGTCAGAACCTAATAGTCTATTAGTTAAGATGAATGGAGCGCCTGTTCAAGTATATAGGACCGGAGTGGATAAGAGCTATCTTTCAAAAGCGGCACTAAGAGAAACGAGACTTCCGGGAGGTCATCCGGAAGGATACATTGAATCCCTTGCAAATATCTATAGGGAGTTTTCAAGAGCAATTCAAGGATCGCAAGAGGGAAGGAAAGATGAGTTTGATTTTCCGGATATTGAAGACGGAGTCCGGGGGATGCGCTTTATTGAAGCTGTTATTGAATCAGGACGTAAAAATGCCCAGTGGGTAAAATTATAG
- a CDS encoding sugar phosphate isomerase/epimerase family protein — MRTIKGPGIFLAQFMDDAAPFNSLENCCKWATKLGFKGVQIPTWDTRCMDLKKAAESKTYADELKGIVKAAGLEITELSTHLQGQLVAVNPALSDQFDGFAPVEFKGNYQARTEWAIQQLKYAAKASRNLGLNAHATFSGALMWHTVYPWPQRKPNQVEETFKELAKRWNPILDAFEEAGVDLCYEIHPGEDLHDGITFEKFLKATGNHKRVNILYDPSHLLLQQINYLDYIDIYHEYIKMFHVKDAEFNPTGRSGVYGGYQEWINRPGRFRSLGDGQVNFKSIFSKLAQYDFSGWAVLEWECCLKNQLDGAKEGAEFISKNIIKVSERSFDDFAK, encoded by the coding sequence ATGAGAACAATTAAGGGGCCTGGGATCTTTCTTGCCCAGTTTATGGATGACGCTGCTCCTTTTAATTCATTGGAGAATTGTTGCAAATGGGCGACAAAATTAGGTTTTAAAGGAGTACAGATTCCGACATGGGATACTAGATGCATGGACCTTAAAAAAGCAGCAGAAAGTAAAACCTATGCTGATGAATTAAAAGGCATAGTTAAAGCTGCTGGTTTAGAAATAACAGAACTGTCTACACACCTACAAGGCCAGCTCGTTGCAGTAAATCCTGCTCTCAGCGATCAGTTTGATGGTTTTGCTCCAGTAGAATTTAAAGGGAACTATCAAGCAAGAACTGAATGGGCAATTCAGCAATTAAAATATGCAGCAAAGGCGAGTCGAAACTTAGGATTGAATGCTCATGCTACATTTTCTGGAGCACTTATGTGGCATACTGTTTATCCATGGCCGCAGAGAAAACCAAACCAGGTCGAAGAGACATTCAAAGAACTCGCGAAAAGGTGGAATCCTATATTGGATGCCTTTGAAGAAGCAGGTGTTGATCTTTGTTATGAAATACATCCTGGTGAGGACTTGCATGATGGTATTACTTTTGAGAAATTTTTAAAGGCTACAGGAAATCATAAAAGAGTAAATATTCTGTATGACCCAAGTCACTTGTTGTTACAGCAGATCAATTATCTTGATTATATTGATATTTATCATGAATATATCAAAATGTTTCATGTGAAAGATGCGGAGTTCAATCCTACAGGAAGATCAGGTGTTTATGGTGGATATCAGGAATGGATAAACAGACCAGGAAGGTTCAGGTCCCTGGGAGATGGACAAGTAAATTTCAAATCAATATTTAGCAAACTTGCTCAATATGATTTTTCGGGATGGGCAGTTCTTGAATGGGAATGTTGCCTTAAAAACCAATTGGATGGAGCGAAAGAAGGGGCTGAGTTCATTAGTAAAAATATTATAAAAGTAAGTGAGCGTAGTTTTGATGACTTCGCGAAATAA